One Citrus sinensis cultivar Valencia sweet orange chromosome 5, DVS_A1.0, whole genome shotgun sequence genomic window, CGCCAAGATCAAATCGAGGCCGATCTGATGAGGTGGGCGAATATGTTGGAGATGATTAAGGCGGTGCTTGATGATGCTGCGGAGAAGAAGACGACTAATCAGTTTGTGAAGAAGTGGCTTGGCAAGCTTCAGAACTTGGCTTATGATGTTGAAGACTTGTTGGATGAGTTTCAAACTGAGGCTTTCCGGAGGAGGTTGCTGCTTGGGAATGGAGAACCAGCTGCTGCTCATGATCAACCCAGTAGCAGTCGTACAAGACCAAGCAAGTTTAGGAAGCTCATTCCTGCTTGCTGCACCACTTTTACTCCACAATCGATTCAGTTCGATTATGGCTTGAAGTCCAAAATCAAAGAGATCAGCAGCAGatttcaagaaattgaagaaggaATACGCTCGctgaatttgataaaaagtTTAGCTGGGGGGTCCAAAAAAGCCAGGCAAAGGCAAGAGACAACCTCTTTGGTGGAGGAAGCCAAAGTATATGGCAGGGAAACagaaaagaaggaaattgTTGAATTGTTGTTGAAGGATGATTCAAGAAAGGATGGTGGATTCTCTGTTATTCCTATTCTAGGTATGGGCGGGCTGGGTAAAACCACTCTTGCTCAGGTTGTCTACAATGATAAGCAGGTGGAGGATCATTTTAATCTCAAGGCATGGGCTTGCGTCTCCGATGATTTTGATGTTAGCAGGCTTACAAAATCAATCCTACATTCAATTGCTAGTGACCAGAATGTGGATAATCACGACTTGAATAAGCTTCAAGAGGAGCTAAAGAAACAACTATttggaaagaaatttttgcTTGTTTTAGACGACGTTTGGAATGAGAATTACAATGACTGGGTTGACATGAGCCGTCCGTTTGAAGCTGGCGCACAGGGAAGTAAGATTGTTGTCACTACTCGCAATCAACAGGTTGCAAAAATCATGAGGCCGGATCAAGCTTATGAATTGAAAAACTTGTCAACTGAGGATTGTCTGTCTGTGTTTGCTCAGCACTCTTTGGGGACAAGAGATTTCAGTTCACACAAGTCATTGGAGGACATTGGCAAGAAGATAGTGATCAAATGCAATGGCTTGCCCTTGGCAGCAAAAACACTGGGAGGACTTTTATGTGGAGAACATGACAGAGGTGTGTGGGAAGGCGTGCTCAGTAGCAAGATATGGGAATTACCAGAAGAGAGATGTGACATTATACCTGCGCTTAGAGTGAGCTATTATTATCTTTCGGCACCTTTGAAACAATGCTTTGCATACTGCTCATTGTTTCCTAAGGATTATGAATTTGAAGATGaggagataattttattatggagtGCTTCGGGTTTCTTGGATCATAAAGagagtgggaatcctgacgAAGATCTAGGTCGAAAGTTCTTTCAAGAGCTACGTTCAAGATCTTTCTTCCAGCAATCAAGCAACAATACATCACGATTTGTGATGCACGACCTTATCAGCGACCTTGCTCAATGGGCTGCGGGGGAGATATACTTCACAATGGAGTATACCTCGGAGGTTAACAAGCAACAGAGTTTTTCCAAAAATCTTCGTCATCTATCGTACATTCGTGGAGAATGTGATGGCGTTAAACGGTTTGAGGGCTTGTACGATATCCAACATTTGCGAACATTTTTACCAGTAAAGCTGTCAAATAGTTGGGATGGAGACTTGGCTCGTAGCATTCTTCCTAAGTTGTTCAAACTCCAACGCTTGAGGGTCTTCTCCTTGTTTGGATACCGCATCTCTGAGCTACCAAATTCAGTAGGTGATTTGAGGTATTTAAAGTACCTTAACCTATCTGGAACTGAAATTAGAACTCTGCCTGAATCAGTGAACAAGCTTTACAATTTGCACACACTTTTGTTGGAGGACTGTCGGAAACTGAAGAAGTTGTGTGCAGAAATGGGAAACCTCATCAAATTGCATCatcttaaaaattcaaatacagATTCCTTGGAGGAAATGCCACTAGGAATTGGTAATTTGACTTGTCTTCAAACGTTGTGTAATTTTGTTGTGGCAAAAGACAGTGGTTCCGAGTTAAGAGAGCTGAAGTCGTTGACTCATCTTAAGAGGAcacttaaaatttcaaaattggaGAATGTAAAATGCGTTGGTGATGCCATGGAGGCTCAAATGGATGGAAAGAAGAAGCTGAAAGAATTATCGCTTAATTGGACTTGCAGTACCGATGGTTCATCTTCAAGGGAGGCAGAAACTGAAATGGGCGTGCTTGACATGCTAAAACCTCATACAAATCTGGAGCAATTTTGTATCAAAGGCTATGGAGGTATGAAATTTCCAACTTGGTTGGGAGATTCCTCATTCTCAAATTTGGTGaccctaaaatttgaaaattgtgaCATGTGTACTGCCCTGCCGTCAGTCGGCCAACTACCCTCTCTAAAGCATCTTGCAGTATGTGGAATGAGCAGAGTAAAGAGGCTGGGTTCAGAGTTCTATGGGAATGATCCTCCAATTCCTTTTCTATGCTTGGAGACTCTTCGTTTTGAAGACATGCAAGAATGGGAAGACTGGATTCCCCATGGATCCAGTCAAGGAGTTGTTGAAGGGTTTCCTAAATTGAGAGAGCTTCACATTTTAAGATGTTCTAAATTGAAAGGAACATTTCCAGAGCACCTTCCTGCATTGGAGATGCTTGTTATTGAAGGATGTGAAGAATTGTCAGTTTCAGTTTCGAGTCTTCCAGCTCTTTGCAAATTACAGATTGGTGGATGTAAAAAGGTTGTGTGGGAAAGTGCAACTGGTCATCTCGGATCTCAGAATTCAGTGGTTTGTAGAGATGCATCAAATCAAGTGTTTCTCGCAGGGCCATTAAAGCCGCAACTGCCAAAATTGGAAGAATTGGAGATAAATGATATGAAAGAGCATACATATATCTGGAAGAGTCATAACGGATTACTACAAGACATTTGCTCTCTCAGAAGACTGACGATTAGACGGTGTCCCAAACTTCAATCCTTGGTGGCGGAGGAAGAGAAAGACCAACAACAGCAGCTCTGCGAGTTGTCATGCAGACTCGAATATCTAGGATTGAGCTATTGCGAAGGCCTTGTGAAGCTGCCACAATCATCTCTCAGCCTCAGTTCCTTGAGAGAGATATACATCTGCTACTGCAGTTCCCTTGTTTCCTTTCCTGAGGTTGCTCTGCCTTCcaagttgaagaaaattaGGATTAGCAGTTGTGATGCACTGAAATCGTTACCAGAGGCATGGATGTGCGACACCAATTCATCTCTCGAGATCTTGGAGATTTGGATTTGCTGTTCGTTGACATATATTGCTGGAGTCCAGCTACCACGGAGCCTTAAGAGGTTGCATATCTTGTTGTGCAATAATATAAGGACTTTGACAGTGGAAGAGGGCATCCAGTGTAGCaatagcagcagcagcagcagaagGTACATCTCATCCCTTCTCGAGCACTTAGAAATTGGCAATTGTCGATCTCtgacatgtatattttcaaaaaacgAGTTACCTGCCACGCTTGAGTCCCTTGAAGTTGGCAATCTACCTCCGTCTCTTAAGGTACTTGATGTTTATGGATGTCCAAAGCTGGAGTCAATAGCAGAAAGGTTGGAcaacaacacatctcttgaaaCAATCAGTATTTTGTGCTGTgaaaatctgaaaattttaCCGAGTGGTTTACATAATCTCCGCCAGCTTCAAGAGATTAGCATAGAGAAATGTGGAAATCTGGAGTCCTTTCCCGAAGGGGGATTGCCTTGTGCGAAACTGAGTAAGCTCAGGATCTATGGGTGTGAGAGACTAGAGGCCTTACCCAAGGGATTGCACAATCTGAAGTCTCTTCAAGAATTAAGAATAGGAAGAGGAGTTGAGCTTCCAAGCCTTGAAGAAGATGGCCTTCCCACCAACCTTCATTCACTGGAGATTGATGGTAATATGGAGATTTGGAAGTCAACGATTGAGTGGGGTCGGGGATTCCACAGATTCTCCTCTCTGCGATGTCTTGCAATCAGCGGATGCGATGACGACATGGTGTCATTTCCACTAGAGGACAAAAGATTAGGGACCGCGCTTCCTCTTCCTGCCTGTCTAGCATCCCTGATGATTGGTAATTTTCCAAATCTGGAACGCCTATCTTCTTCAATTGTTGATCTTCAAAACCTCACTGAATTGTATCTCGGGGATTGTCCCAAGCTCAAATACTTTCCGGAGAAGGGCCTGCCTTCCTCACTTTTGCGATTATACATCGACGAATGTCCGTTGATAGCAGAGAAGTGCAGAAAGGATGGAGGACAATATTGGGACTTGTTAACCCATATACCCAGTGTTCTAATAGATTTAGCAAAGGAGGAGGactctattaattaattaatgaattaatttctcGTTCTCAGCGGTTGAAACTTCAGTTTCTTATATTTGTCTTTTCCGCGGTACGGTTACATATATTTGtgtatgtaattttaaaatttaaatctcaGTTGAAAActgttttaaattaataaaaagaaaaatgttaagtAGAGTAAGGGGCTCGCATTATTTCAGCAGCGGGGGACATAtgtgtattaattaattaattaattaatggattAATTTCTTATGCGTATCTCATTCTAAGCTGTTGAAATAAACTtcagtttcttttatttggcTGTACAGTTACGCATGTGTAATATTTCTCTTCATCAGATTTCGACAAAAATTGTTAAtgtttttattagtaattaattagtatGTTAGTGTTCTTCTTTTGTTCCAGAACAATCTGCCTCTTCAGAACAATCTGCCTCTTCAGCAATAATGTTACAATGTTCTTTTGATGTTGTTGTTTAGCAAAGTGGTTTTTTAGGTGCTAATTAAACACATGAGGGCTAGGCCgtgttacaaaattatttgtaatctttaatttaattgtttatgtGCCATCGCTATTAATATTAATcgataaatataattttatcagttACTGAATATTTGAATTCATCAAAACTGTcataattgaaacaaatcttcATATTAACACATCAATATGACAGAAAAAgggaatatttttaatgaattaatttccTATTGAGTATGAATGCGTAATGTATAATGGCTATCTCTTTCTTAGTTGTTGAAATTAACTTCATTTTTCTGTACGGTTATGTATAACGAGATTGAAATTGTTTCGACCGGGTACAATAAAATAGTAATGTGAGGTTCATTCCGATcatgatttatgaaaatcaCTTAATAATCAAATCCgataacaacaaaaacataaaaatcaaaCGAGAAACAATATCCCCCACAACACCgacaataaaatatcaaaaacaaaacaagcaaAGTGTTTGCCAAGAGAAAATATGAAGACCAACAAAGCAAAATACGGTCACCACCAGAATTACTTTTAAGCTATAGTGgcctaaattaattttaaggtATGGTGGCCTTAATATCTTCACCAGAAGAATTATCAACTGCGTCATCAGAAGTAATGTTATAATGTTCTTTTAATGGTTTTGTAAAGTGGTTTTTGATTGCCGATTAAGCACTTGAAGGCTGGACTGCagtacataattatttatactcTCTAATCTGATACACTTTAAGCAAGTTCTTGAATTAATTGCTTCTGTGCCATTGCTTTTAATATTTGCAAATATTGATCATCATTAGCTCCTTTTGGGATGTTAGAGAGCTTTGTTCAGAGAGAAAGACCATAAAAACAGAGTACATAACTTgttatataaaaatagtatGTTCGCATATTACTCACAGTTAGCCAAGGCGCCGTCTGGTCATAATTGACATAAGAGCTCAACGGTAACACAATACACAATCTGAAGAATAGTTGCTTGATCAGAAGAGCTCAACTTTGtagctataatttttttttttttttttgagaagtgtAGCTATAATACGCTATTTTCATAAGACTTCGTTAAAGattgttttgtaattaatttcacaCAACACAACCCTACAGAAAATTgaccaaaacaaaatgaaatatcAAGGCTGTAATTAGCACTTgatgaaaggaaaagaagaaacaaatgaatttgtaaGGAGTACTGCGATGCGTATATGAATTTGTTTAGAGTTCTTTATCAtagaaaaaatcaattgcaTGTCCTTCGTATTTTCTCTATAAAAACTTGCATTATAAACCATATGTTTGTTTTGATATTTACTAGAGtgaattattgtttttgtgattatcaaataatatacttcagagttatttatttttatgtacatataaaattgaatttcttttaatgtGCACAAGAGTCATTGGAAGGATTTGCTCATTAATGGTTGGTTTGTGAAGTAAACTGACCAGacaatttatcaaaagcaCTTTATTACATCATCTTCATATGTGTACTGATGTATACTATCCCTGAATCCcataacaacaaaaacagataatcaaaagagaaacaaGATCCTAGAATGCCAAAAAAATATcagaaacaaaaatcaaacaaagcaATTCAAAAGCATTTGCTTGTGATGCCATGACCAAGAATGCTACTGCCATAACAAGAAATGGCATTGCAAGACTGTAGAATGCCACATGTGCGAATGAGAAGAACATTACAAATTaacaattcaaagaaaaaagaagaatttaaacCAGCTAAAAGGATAGGCATTAGGTAGAATTTCACACGAAGAACAAGACTAAGAAAATTTAAGGTGATTTGCATTTATAATCAGCAAACGACTCAACATATCAGAATGAGAAGAACATTCAGGAATCACCAGGCAGGACAAGATCAAGGAGGCAACAAGGAAGCATTTGTTTTGGCCAAATAAAGTTTGCAGATCTTTTAATgctaatattagtaataaaaccATCACTGGGATATTGGTTTGGCAATGTTTAATTAATGGCCCTGAGCTTTATGATCTTTATTACATATGTATTTAATGCAACTACACATACATGTAATATGTACCTTGTaggcttatttatttatattaataattaatatgatcTCTTCAAACTTAGCCGAAGTTGTTGAACATAaaaatactcaaatatttAGTGTTCTTGATTAAATTAGCATCAAtggacataattaaataaagaaaatcgGATTATTACGATGATCGGTTTAGTTACCTACATTAGTGTTATTTTGTCTAATTATCAAGGATAAcattcaattatatataatatgtccttcatattttctcttttaattaaaatcgtAAAAAGACTTGCAATATAGACCATGCATTTGTTATGTTGTTTATTGGAGTGAATTGGTGTTTTTGTTGTGATTGTCAAATATTATCTTTGTAAGTTATCTATTTTGTATATATGAAATCAACAAGAGTTTCATTCTTATGGAAGGATGTTGCTAGGTACCAAGAAATAAGAACTGATAGttgtgttaattaattagtataagTTAGCTGAATGTTCAATGTTCATGCTCTTTTGAGTTACATATGGCAATGAAAATTGAGTTTCTGTGTAAAAATATGAAGCTATTCAATCAAGCAAGTctgcttttcaattttcttacaTCTAAGTCAAATATCactcttttataaatcttcGAGAGAACAAAGTTAATGCAGGTTCgtacttattaaatttaacatcAGATAATGAAGTGTAAAAAGTGAAATTCTTATCTATGATAAGCACCTAAACTAATTGCATtgagtttttcaattttcaaattttcattgcTAACTCAACAATTGAGAGACTGAAACAtatgaaataagaaattaacatATTCAACCCAAAAGATTATTCAACTTAGATGATTCAATATAACACCTAATAAGCTTATGAGTCTTATTTAAggaatattataattttacgtGGATTGCTAGAAATCACAGGAtgttattcatttaattatgtgataCACTTGTTTGATAAATTGCTTATATGAGTagattagatttttattttggtcacatttcttatttttctaatcCCAACTGTCCCCTATTTCCCGTCCCACGTCAAATGGTGATAGCGCTTCCCTATCATATGTCGAACCCATTAAAGCCAAAAGTAAGAAGTTAAAGAACTATTTTGTACCAGAGCCACTCCCTCACAAATGTGAGGGAAGCGGTTCGAGCCTCCGCAAACGCATTGCAGaggtttaatttaaatttccttCCTCAGAGCCCCAGTGCTTGAGTGAAGGCAGTCTTTCTCCCAGGATGGGAGCTGacgtccctcgaatatttgagagggttaaaatcTGAGCGGTGTCATATCAGAATTGATGTAAACGGGTCTCagtatttgtaaatatcatgaGCAATAGTtctcattcaaaaaaaaaaaaaaaagaactattTTGTACTGGCTATACAAAGAACTATATTACAGTACTACACacccacccaaaaaaataaataaataaataaaggcaCCATTCATACTTCCAAATCCAGCACCAGCActtgaaaataatagaaacaAAGGAATTTGCCGTTTAAAAAAGTCAGCTGCAGAAAGCCAATAACAAACCCAACGACAATTGAaccaatataaatttaattattcattaatttagaTATCCTCTAAAAtcggaatattttgaacattaaaattCTTCTTCTAAGGTTCTTTCCacctttttttgtttgaattcaCAATCTTCTCTTGTTTGATGGCAAAGTTGGtcctttttagttttttttttaattaattgaatttagcGTATCATAGACTCTCCTTTAAAGGGTTTGTGTGATGTAGTTCAATAAGTTTTGGATGCTCCGAAGtagttaattttagttatatgtATTGTTTTTTTAGCTCATATGGGTgtcttaatttttcatttttcttatatatcAACAGTCTTCAGTTGTTGGCTGCTCTTGATGACcgttttagtttatttaatatattcttattgaataatcataataatatgtGATGCAAAATTGTTTATCAGGTGGTTTACAATTGTAAGCAAATATATAGAAgctgaaaatgatcattataCTTTTAGTGATTGCTGTTGCTTGTAGAGCTACATTCCTGAGCCAGAAAGTGCCTTACATGAGCATATCAGCCTTGTTAGTGGGAAAAAATGAGTAAGAGTAAGTATGTGCTCTTGAGGAGCCAAAAATAGTGTGTTATTTTGTGCTTCTCTTAATCAAGTTCTGCAGCAATAGAAAATGGGGATCATAATGTTTGGTTTAAAGgcgttttttaattttgtgccAAATTATTGTATGGTCCGGAGTAGGAGCAGTGtttgatccataattttttttctttatatttgtaaatacttttatctctcttttttttttttttttttggttggttCAAATTTAGGTTGTCTCTAACTGGCTTTTTGGTGATAGGATTCAGAGCTGACACCTCCAAGAATTACATCTAATGTGAAGCAAAATTTGCAGTTCTTGAGATATGGAAGGTTGGTTTTGTATTGACATATCTAAAACCAGCATCAGTTTTTTATCTTCCATCTTATTTAAGTATGCCTTTGTAGGAGTTTCAAAGGAGAGAGTCCAGCATGCCCAGGCCTTCAACTAGTTACCGCAGGAAAAAGGTTGAGAAGGAGGAATTGCCAGAAGATACAGAGCTTTACCGTGATCCTACCACAACCCTTTACTAGTAATATACTCTCCaggtttcttttatttgcctTGTTTGTTATTTCATTGATCCCCTCTTAACCTTCTATTAAAGgatttttctcttatatttACAATACAAACCAGGGTATAGATAATGCTGTTCCTGTCTTACTTGTTGATGGGTATAATGTTTGTGGCTATTGGCCAAAGCTGGagaatcattttattaaaggaAGGCTGGATGTTGCTCGTCAGAAGCTAATTGAGGAACTTGTGGAATTTAGTATGATAAGaggtttgtattttttatgtcttttttaTTCCATAAGGGGCTTTTTTGTATGTTGCAATTGATCAAATGTGATGCAACCTTGCTTGGCTGTAACAAAATCATGTATAGAATAACAACATAATTGACAGATATATTTCTGCTGCTTAACTTGTGATTGGATGTACTTTAATATTAGGTGCCTTTAACAAGTGGtatcttgaaaattaaacactGCTTCCAAtgcttttctttattttctttgaaaggAACTGTTCCCTGTGCTTACTTTCCtactttattaagttttgctATCAAAGGTTCTTCTTTGAAGGTTATCCCCAAAGATCTATTATTGCTTTAATCTTTCATAGTAGTCTCaagttaaaagttacagtGTCAAATTGACAAATAAAGTGTTAGTAGATGAACAAAATGAGGCAAAGACAGATGAATTTTCTAGATTTCACCATATGGTCTTTCTCCTCTGATTTTTCCAACCAGAAATTTTACAGCGCTGAAGCCATACATTAAAGAGAcgtaaagttttatttttagggaaaaaaaaaagaacaaagaaagaaaaaggtgCAACTATTAGTTTTCATAGATGCATGTTGCAACATTTCGATTATAGGATATGTTGTTGACTCAAATTCGACTCAAATTGTAATCCTGATACTTGGTTGTTAATTGTTTTCTCTCTGTTGACGTTGCAaccacatttttttatttctgaaaTATTTACAGAGGTGAAAGTGGTCGTTGTGTTTGACGCCTTGATGTCTGGACTGCCAACACACAAGGAAGAGTTTATTGGGTATTATTTATGAACCTAAACCATGctttcatcattttctaactctttcattcttgaaattgaattctgtctGCAGAATTGTTTGCTTTCTTTGATATCCTACTGCGAAATGTGCTTAATATCCTCTTAGTATACATATGTTACGTATACACATTTCTTGTTGGTGGTATTTTTGGACACATAAAAGGTTCCATGATCGTGCTGTGCATATCAGTTGGTCAGATTGAATGGTGCTTAATCATGATTTGTGACTTTTACTTTTCCACAATTTATTTGCATCTGACTGTGTCTTTTTACTCTTGACTGGAAATTCATGAATTGGGCTCCTGATGGtaaaatgaatttgtttgAGATCAAGTAGTATTTTCTACCTATTTATATCTATTCAAGATggtataataattaatcaacaGATTACATGTTTTATGATTTTGGTATAaactagaaagaaaaaaattaccttaTAATTGTTCTCAGCTTCTCTTGGCAAGAAAAGCAGAGGAGGCCATATATCTATCAATGTTATTAACCCCAAGAAGTGGGTTAACTGGTgctgattaaatattttgacagACATTAGTTTActggttgaatttttttgtgtt contains:
- the LOC102609725 gene encoding disease resistance protein RGA2-like isoform X2, with the protein product MSLIGEAILTASVDLLVKKLASEGVLFFARQKEIEADLMRWANMLEMIKAVLDDAEEKKTTNQFVKKWLGKLQNLAYDVEDLLDEFQTEAFRRRLLLGNGEPAAAHDQPSSSRTRPSKFRKLIPACCTTFTPQSIQFDYGLKSKIKEISSRFQEIEEGIRSLNLIKSLAGGSKKARQRQETTSLVEEAKVYGRETEKKEIVELLLKDDSRKDGGFSVIPILGMGGLGKTTLAQVVYNDKQVEDHFNLKAWACVSDDFDVSRLTKSILHSIASDQNVDNHDLNKLQEELKKQLFGKKFLLVLDDVWNENYNDWVDMSRPFEAGAQGSKIVVTTRNQQVAKIMRPDQAYELKNLSTEDCLSVFAQHSLGTRDFSSHKSLEDIGKKIVIKCNGLPLAAKTLGGLLCGEHDRGVWEGVLSSKIWELPEERCDIIPALRVSYYYLSAPLKQCFAYCSLFPKDYEFEDEEIILLWSASGFLDHKESGNPDEDLGRKFFQELRSRSFFQQSSNNTSRFVMHDLISDLAQWAAGEIYFTMEYTSEVNKQQSFSKNLRHLSYIRGECDGVKRFEGLYDIQHLRTFLPVKLSNSWDGDLARSILPKLFKLQRLRVFSLFGYRISELPNSVGDLRYLKYLNLSGTEIRTLPESVNKLYNLHTLLLEDCRKLKKLCAEMGNLIKLHHLKNSNTDSLEEMPLGIGNLTCLQTLCNFVVAKDSGSELRELKSLTHLKRTLKISKLENVKCVGDAMEAQMDGKKKLKELSLNWTCSTDGSSSREAETEMGVLDMLKPHTNLEQFCIKGYGGMKFPTWLGDSSFSNLVTLKFENCDMCTALPSVGQLPSLKHLAVCGMSRVKRLGSEFYGNDPPIPFLCLETLRFEDMQEWEDWIPHGSSQGVVEGFPKLRELHILRCSKLKGTFPEHLPALEMLVIEGCEELSVSVSSLPALCKLQIGGCKKVVWESATGHLGSQNSVVCRDASNQVFLAGPLKPQLPKLEELEINDMKEHTYIWKSHNGLLQDICSLRRLTIRRCPKLQSLVAEEEKDQQQQLCELSCRLEYLGLSYCEGLVKLPQSSLSLSSLREIYICYCSSLVSFPEVALPSKLKKIRISSCDALKSLPEAWMCDTNSSLEILEIWICCSLTYIAGVQLPRSLKRLHILLCNNIRTLTVEEGIQCSNSSSSSRRYISSLLEHLEIGNCRSLTCIFSKNELPATLESLEVGNLPPSLKVLDVYGCPKLESIAERLDNNTSLETISILCCENLKILPSGLHNLRQLQEISIEKCGNLESFPEGGLPCAKLSKLRIYGCERLEALPKGLHNLKSLQELRIGRGVELPSLEEDGLPTNLHVLLINGNMEIWKSMIERGRGFHRFSSLRQLAIINCDDDMVSFPPKADDKGSGTALPLPASLTSLMINNFPNLERLSSSIVDLQNLTILQLYNCPKLKYFPEKGLPSSLLELDINRCPLIEEKCRKDGGQYWDLLTHIPCVLIDFKSAFGDNVIIFF
- the LOC102609725 gene encoding putative disease resistance RPP13-like protein 1 isoform X5, with the protein product MSIIGEAILTASVDLLVNKLASEGVLFFARQDQIEADLMRWANMLEMIKAVLDDAAEKKTTNQFVKKWLGKLQNLAYDVEDLLDEFQTEAFRRRLLLGNGEPAAAHDQPSSSRTRPSKFRKLIPACCTTFTPQSIQFDYGLKSKIKEISSRFQEIEEGIRSLNLIKSLAGGSKKARQRQETTSLVEEAKVYGRETEKKEIVELLLKDDSRKDGGFSVIPILGMGGLGKTTLAQVVYNDKQVEDHFNLKAWACVSDDFDVSRLTKSILHSIASDQNVDNHDLNKLQEELKKQLFGKKFLLVLDDVWNENYNDWVDMSRPFEAGAQGSKIVVTTRNQQVAKIMRPDQAYELKNLSTEDCLSVFAQHSLGTRDFSSHKSLEDIGKKIVIKCNGLPLAAKTLGGLLCGEHDRGVWEGVLSSKIWELPEERCDIIPALRVSYYYLSAPLKQCFAYCSLFPKDYEFEDEEIILLWSASGFLDHKESGNPDEDLGRKFFQELRSRSFFQQSSNNTSRFVMHDLISDLAQWAAGEIYFTMEYTSEVNKQQSFSKNLRHLSYIRGECDGVKRFEGLYDIQHLRTFLPVKLSNSWDGDLARSILPKLFKLQRLRVFSLFGYRISELPNSVGDLRYLKYLNLSGTEIRTLPESVNKLYNLHTLLLEDCRKLKKLCAEMGNLIKLHHLKNSNTDSLEEMPLGIGNLTCLQTLCNFVVAKDSGSELRELKSLTHLKRTLKISKLENVKCVGDAMEAQMDGKKKLKELSLNWTCSTDGSSSREAETEMGVLDMLKPHTNLEQFCIKGYGGMKFPTWLGDSSFSNLVTLKFENCDMCTALPSVGQLPSLKHLAVCGMSRVKRLGSEFYGNDPPIPFLCLETLRFEDMQEWEDWIPHGSSQGVVEGFPKLRELHILRCSKLKGTFPEHLPALEMLVIEGCEELSVSVSSLPALCKLQIGGCKKVVWRSATDHLGSQNSVVCRDTSNQVFLAGPLKPQLQKLEELKINDMKEQTYIWKSHNELLQDICSLRRLTITSCPKLQSLVAEEEKDQQQQLCELSCRLEYLRLRYCEGLVKLPQSSLSLSSLREIEIYKCSSLVSFPEVALPSKLKKIQIRECDALKSLPEAWMCDTNSSLEILSILYCHSLTYIAGVQLPRSLKRLEIVRCDNIRTLTVEEGIQSSRRYTSSLLEHLHIGSCDSLTCIFSKNELPATLESLEVGNLPPSLKSLYVYGCSKLESIAERLDNNTSLETIRIFNCGNLKTLPSGLHNLGQLQEIRIQKCRNLESFPEGGLPCAKLTRLTILDCKRLEALPKGLHNLTSLQELTIGGELPSLEEDGLPTNLHVLLINGNMEIWKSMIERGRGFHRFSSLRQLAIINCDDDMVSFPPKADDKGSGTALPLPASLTSLMINNFPNLERLSSSIVDLQNLTILQLYNCPKLKYFPEKGLPSSLLELDINRCPLIEEKCRKDGGQYWDLLTHIPCVLIDFKSAFGDNVIIFF